The Desulfovibrio subterraneus genome has a segment encoding these proteins:
- a CDS encoding DVU0298 family protein translates to MARFRSLKTQLRCQLQSELWQDHLPDILALPGRETVGPLMSFLLFGGEMKWRAATALGLVVGRMADEDMEQARVFMRRLLWHMNEESGNVGWGIPETMAEIMCNHRRLADDYNRMLHSYVRETTEDDNYLDHPPLRAAVYWGLGRLAQVRPELMQPAVRALWWGLEDEFHPGRGMAAWALGNLNALDAADKIRTLLDDDTPVELFEDGAVVCTTVGGIARQALERMGLEAGKD, encoded by the coding sequence ATGGCTCGATTCCGTTCTCTCAAGACACAGCTGCGATGTCAGCTGCAATCAGAACTGTGGCAGGATCACCTGCCTGACATATTGGCTCTTCCCGGCCGCGAAACCGTTGGCCCGCTCATGTCTTTTCTGCTGTTCGGCGGCGAAATGAAGTGGCGGGCCGCCACGGCGCTGGGGCTGGTGGTGGGACGCATGGCGGACGAAGACATGGAGCAGGCCCGCGTGTTCATGCGTCGTCTGCTCTGGCACATGAACGAGGAGTCCGGCAACGTGGGCTGGGGTATACCCGAGACCATGGCGGAAATCATGTGCAATCACCGCAGGCTGGCGGACGACTACAACCGCATGTTGCATTCCTATGTGCGTGAAACCACTGAGGATGACAACTATCTGGACCATCCGCCGCTCAGGGCCGCCGTATACTGGGGACTGGGCAGGCTGGCACAGGTGCGGCCGGAACTCATGCAGCCTGCCGTGCGGGCTCTGTGGTGGGGGCTGGAAGATGAGTTTCATCCCGGTCGAGGCATGGCCGCATGGGCGCTTGGCAACCTCAACGCGCTGGATGCGGCGGACAAGATCCGCACCCTGCTGGATGACGACACTCCGGTTGAACTCTTTGAGGATGGAGCCGTTGTGTGCACCACCGTGGGGGGCATTGCGCGTCAGGCCCTTGAGCGCATGGGGCTAGAAGCAGGAAAGGATTAG
- the mqnB gene encoding futalosine hydrolase has translation MTVIVATATQKEMEAVLKGFNGRGRVGCQLPLQGQWCESPINEHQCLLAVTGVGPVNAALTLGRIMGECFGITGVLNLGIAGTFDPQACPLGSAVLAEKEVWPEYGLRTSQGVDSRGITFPQWRGGDPGVEQPLEQIVWDTVELSPAEDLRRIGLNCPQVLAGTSITVAGVTGTAEHAAMLRDRYGALTENMEGFALALGCRQAGIPFVELRTVSNVVGSRAAADWKLNEAFVALGAVARSLFV, from the coding sequence ATGACAGTTATTGTTGCCACTGCCACGCAGAAAGAAATGGAGGCGGTGCTCAAGGGGTTCAACGGTCGGGGGCGTGTAGGCTGCCAGTTGCCTTTACAGGGGCAGTGGTGCGAATCTCCCATTAACGAGCACCAGTGTCTGCTGGCGGTCACGGGCGTGGGTCCGGTGAATGCTGCGCTGACTCTGGGACGCATCATGGGAGAGTGCTTCGGCATTACCGGCGTGTTGAATCTGGGCATTGCGGGAACCTTTGATCCGCAGGCGTGTCCGCTTGGCAGTGCCGTGCTTGCCGAAAAGGAAGTGTGGCCGGAATATGGCCTGCGCACGTCACAGGGTGTGGACAGCCGGGGCATAACCTTTCCCCAGTGGAGAGGTGGCGATCCCGGAGTTGAACAGCCGCTGGAACAGATTGTATGGGATACCGTGGAGCTTTCTCCGGCGGAGGACCTGAGACGTATAGGTCTTAACTGTCCGCAGGTGCTGGCGGGAACCAGCATTACCGTGGCCGGGGTAACCGGCACGGCAGAGCATGCCGCCATGCTCAGGGACCGCTACGGCGCGCTGACGGAAAACATGGAAGGCTTTGCCCTTGCGCTGGGGTGCCGGCAGGCCGGTATTCCCTTTGTGGAGCTGCGCACGGTTTCCAACGTGGTTGGATCGCGCGCGGCGGCGGACTGGAAGCTGAACGAAGCGTTTGTCGCACTGGGGGCTGTTGCGCGATCGCTGTTCGTCTGA
- a CDS encoding polyprenyl synthetase family protein, with protein sequence MRELIAYLTAEQPRINATLEQETSRLNGLVQPVAAHVLKAGGKRLRPLLTLLFGRMLGYGADDIYPLACSVELLHSATLLHDDIIDDADLRRGNPAAHTLFGNTKTVLAGDVLLAQANTIVARYGDARLTTCIAEAIMATATGEIEEIEYLRSTEHPQETYIDIIKGKTAFLLQASCQLGAMVAKATPAQIQAATDFGMNLGIAFQIVDDALDFAPSAKDIGKPVAGDLREGKLTPPLLMYRDSLQADARKSFVRNFEEGTFTEDEILGIAASIRETGLDVRTRELADSYLAMAQAALDTLPECPERLMLGQTIEYVRDRKH encoded by the coding sequence ATGCGAGAACTCATTGCGTACCTGACGGCGGAACAGCCCCGGATCAATGCTACTCTTGAACAGGAGACAAGCCGTCTCAACGGTCTGGTGCAGCCCGTGGCTGCCCATGTGCTCAAGGCTGGCGGCAAGCGCCTGCGTCCGCTGCTCACGCTGCTGTTCGGCCGCATGCTCGGCTACGGAGCAGACGATATTTACCCGCTCGCATGTTCCGTTGAGCTTCTCCATTCCGCCACGCTGCTGCATGACGACATTATCGACGATGCCGACCTGCGCCGCGGCAACCCTGCCGCGCATACCCTGTTCGGCAACACCAAAACCGTGCTGGCGGGCGACGTGCTTCTGGCCCAGGCCAACACGATCGTGGCCCGCTACGGCGATGCGCGCCTCACCACCTGCATAGCGGAAGCCATCATGGCTACCGCGACCGGTGAGATTGAAGAAATCGAATACCTGCGCAGCACCGAGCATCCGCAGGAAACCTACATCGACATCATCAAGGGCAAGACCGCCTTTCTGCTGCAGGCTTCCTGCCAGCTGGGCGCCATGGTGGCAAAGGCCACTCCCGCCCAGATTCAGGCCGCCACGGATTTCGGTATGAATCTCGGCATTGCCTTCCAGATCGTGGACGATGCACTCGACTTTGCCCCTTCCGCCAAGGATATCGGCAAGCCCGTTGCCGGTGACCTGCGTGAAGGTAAACTCACCCCGCCCCTGCTGATGTATCGCGATAGTTTGCAGGCAGATGCGCGAAAATCATTTGTCCGGAACTTTGAAGAAGGTACCTTTACCGAAGACGAGATTCTGGGCATTGCCGCCTCCATCCGCGAGACAGGGCTTGATGTGCGCACCCGTGAACTTGCGGACAGCTACCTCGCCATGGCGCAGGCAGCGCTGGATACGCTGCCGGAATGCCCAGAACGCCTCATGCTCGGCCAGACCATAGAGTACGTGAGAGACAGAAAGCATTAA
- a CDS encoding DUF2065 domain-containing protein produces the protein MHIDWNILLTALGLALVLEGLPYVIFSDKLPAMLMELAQRGPSAIRLMGLTAICAGVLLVWLVRG, from the coding sequence ATGCACATCGATTGGAATATACTACTCACTGCTCTGGGGCTGGCGCTCGTTCTTGAGGGTCTGCCCTACGTCATCTTTTCGGACAAGCTGCCCGCCATGCTCATGGAGCTTGCGCAGCGCGGGCCTTCTGCCATACGACTCATGGGGCTCACGGCAATCTGCGCCGGGGTTCTGCTTGTCTGGCTTGTCAGGGGATAG
- a CDS encoding nucleotide sugar dehydrogenase, with amino-acid sequence MMTFDDISSGKTAVAVIGLGYVGLPLAVCLSEHFRTIGFDISELRVKELSGGIDRTGEVENDRLKASKVEFTTDPARIGEAGIIIVAVPTPIDSHRNPDLTPVLKASETVGRNMSKGCMVVYESTVYPGLTEEECVPVLERLSGMKFGTDFTVGYSPERINPGDKVHTLETIVKVVAGSDERTLDILASLYSTVVKAGVHRASSIKVAEAAKVIENTQRDLNIALMNELAIIFDRMGIDTMEVLQAAGTKWNFLPFRPGLVGGHCIGVDPYYLTFKAEDLGYHPQVILAGRRINDSMSKYVAESCVKGLIRCNRLIQGARVGVLGFTFKENVPDLRNTKVIDMVHELREYGVEVLVHDPVADAEEALHEYGLALNHLQEFTRLDAVILAVAHDEYRAIAPSQLLSWFAEPKNALLLDVKCMFDTEAVRAAGMELWRL; translated from the coding sequence ATGATGACTTTCGACGATATATCTTCCGGTAAAACCGCAGTGGCGGTCATCGGCCTCGGTTATGTGGGCCTGCCTCTTGCCGTTTGTCTTTCCGAGCATTTCAGGACCATCGGGTTTGATATTTCCGAGCTCCGCGTGAAGGAACTTTCCGGCGGCATCGACCGTACCGGCGAAGTGGAAAACGACAGGCTCAAGGCCAGCAAGGTGGAGTTCACCACCGATCCTGCGCGCATCGGCGAAGCCGGTATCATCATCGTGGCCGTGCCCACCCCCATTGACTCGCACCGCAACCCCGACCTGACCCCCGTGCTCAAGGCTTCCGAGACCGTGGGCCGCAACATGTCCAAAGGCTGCATGGTTGTGTACGAATCCACGGTATACCCCGGCCTGACCGAAGAAGAGTGCGTGCCCGTGCTGGAACGTCTTTCCGGCATGAAGTTCGGTACTGATTTCACTGTGGGCTATTCCCCCGAGCGCATCAACCCCGGTGACAAGGTGCATACCCTTGAGACCATCGTGAAGGTTGTGGCCGGTTCCGACGAGCGCACCCTCGATATTCTTGCTTCTCTCTACAGCACCGTGGTCAAGGCTGGCGTGCACCGCGCAAGTTCCATCAAGGTTGCAGAGGCCGCCAAGGTTATCGAAAACACCCAGCGCGACCTGAACATCGCCCTGATGAACGAACTTGCCATCATTTTTGACCGCATGGGCATAGACACCATGGAAGTGCTGCAGGCCGCCGGTACCAAGTGGAACTTCCTGCCTTTCCGTCCGGGCCTCGTGGGCGGTCACTGCATCGGCGTCGACCCCTATTATCTCACCTTCAAGGCTGAAGACCTCGGTTACCATCCGCAGGTCATTCTCGCCGGTCGCCGCATCAACGACTCCATGAGCAAGTACGTGGCCGAGAGCTGCGTCAAGGGCCTCATCCGCTGCAACCGCCTTATTCAAGGCGCCCGCGTGGGTGTGCTGGGCTTCACCTTTAAGGAAAACGTGCCGGATCTGCGCAACACCAAGGTCATCGATATGGTGCATGAACTGCGCGAATACGGCGTGGAAGTGCTGGTGCACGACCCCGTTGCCGATGCCGAGGAAGCGCTGCACGAATATGGCCTTGCGCTGAACCACCTGCAGGAATTCACCAGGCTGGATGCCGTTATTCTGGCCGTTGCGCATGATGAATACCGCGCCATTGCACCCTCCCAGCTGCTCAGCTGGTTTGCAGAGCCCAAGAATGCCCTGCTGCTGGACGTGAAGTGCATGTTCGACACCGAAGCCGTTCGTGCCGCCGGCATGGAGTTGTGGAGACTGTAA
- a CDS encoding chloride channel protein: MPETCPSSSFGWLRQRLSHLDKHLPLLLLAIAVGVLAGYGAVLFRFVIKGVQYAFYQNSEDFLLFAHAVPWYLKLALPAAGGLVVGFLVSRGAPEAKGHGVPEVMEAVALHDGRIRKRVALVKILASAISIGSGGSVGREGPIVQIGSGIGSTLGQLMKVSRPNQRTLVGCGAAAGIAATFNAPIAGVLFALEILLGDFGISAFSPVVISSVTATTIARYYFGDFPAFEVPSFEVISLWEFGIYPFLGILCGLVALTFVFVLYKGEDLFDVLHIPAPLKAGLGGLLVGCILLWFPQVFGVGYGAINLSLMNSMGWQLMLALVGIKILATTITIGSGGSGGVFAPSLFIGAMTGGVFGWGMHFMLPGITASPGAYALVAMGGLVAGTTHAPITAILIIFELTSDYQCILPLMTTCIISTLVASGLNSGSIYTIKLLRRGVDIRSGMEQNILRNLKVREFMHSDDITIYEGAPLMDVLGAFHRNNASYLHVVDAKGVLTGIISFRDLRNVLAEEYLEHLIIARDIATTCLQTVQANDSIQHALHTMAVRGISQLPVIDESGRLQGTIRERDVVTAYDKAVVQRQLTQR; encoded by the coding sequence ATGCCCGAAACCTGCCCTTCGTCTTCCTTCGGCTGGCTGCGCCAGCGTCTTTCCCATCTCGACAAACATCTGCCCCTGCTCCTGCTTGCCATCGCCGTGGGCGTGCTCGCCGGATACGGTGCCGTGCTATTCCGCTTTGTCATCAAAGGCGTGCAGTATGCCTTTTATCAGAACTCGGAAGACTTTCTGCTCTTTGCTCATGCTGTGCCGTGGTACCTGAAGCTCGCGCTGCCTGCAGCGGGCGGGCTTGTGGTGGGTTTTCTCGTGTCGCGCGGTGCGCCGGAGGCCAAGGGCCACGGGGTGCCTGAGGTCATGGAGGCAGTCGCCCTGCACGACGGGCGCATACGCAAGCGCGTGGCGCTGGTCAAAATTCTCGCTTCCGCCATATCCATCGGTTCCGGCGGCTCTGTGGGGCGCGAAGGACCCATTGTGCAGATAGGCTCAGGCATCGGCTCCACGCTCGGGCAGCTGATGAAGGTTTCGCGTCCGAACCAGCGCACGCTGGTGGGCTGCGGCGCTGCGGCGGGCATTGCCGCAACCTTCAATGCGCCCATCGCGGGGGTGCTGTTTGCGCTGGAGATTCTGCTGGGCGACTTCGGCATCTCGGCATTTTCTCCCGTGGTCATTTCCTCGGTCACGGCCACCACTATAGCCAGATACTATTTCGGTGATTTTCCGGCCTTTGAGGTACCCTCGTTCGAGGTCATCTCGCTGTGGGAATTCGGTATCTATCCCTTCCTCGGCATTCTGTGCGGGCTGGTGGCGCTCACCTTTGTCTTCGTCCTCTACAAGGGGGAGGATCTCTTTGACGTGCTGCACATTCCGGCTCCGCTCAAGGCGGGGCTGGGCGGTCTGCTTGTGGGGTGCATTCTGCTGTGGTTCCCGCAGGTGTTCGGGGTGGGCTACGGGGCCATAAACCTGTCGCTCATGAACAGCATGGGCTGGCAGCTCATGCTGGCACTGGTGGGCATAAAGATCTTGGCCACCACCATAACCATAGGCAGCGGTGGCAGCGGCGGGGTGTTTGCGCCTTCCCTGTTCATCGGAGCCATGACGGGCGGTGTGTTCGGCTGGGGCATGCACTTTATGCTGCCGGGCATAACGGCCAGCCCGGGTGCCTATGCACTCGTTGCCATGGGCGGGCTGGTGGCAGGCACCACGCATGCGCCCATTACGGCCATTCTCATCATCTTCGAGCTTACCAGTGACTATCAGTGCATACTGCCGCTCATGACCACCTGCATCATCAGCACGCTTGTGGCATCCGGCCTGAACAGCGGCTCCATCTATACCATCAAGTTGCTGCGGCGGGGGGTGGATATACGGTCGGGCATGGAACAGAATATTCTGCGCAATCTGAAGGTGCGTGAGTTCATGCATTCCGATGACATCACCATCTATGAAGGAGCTCCGCTGATGGATGTGCTGGGTGCTTTTCACCGCAACAATGCATCCTACCTGCATGTGGTGGACGCCAAAGGCGTGCTCACGGGTATTATCTCTTTCCGCGACCTGCGCAATGTGCTGGCGGAGGAGTACCTTGAGCATCTGATCATTGCCAGAGACATTGCCACAACCTGCCTGCAGACGGTGCAGGCGAACGATTCCATCCAGCACGCCCTGCACACCATGGCCGTGCGGGGGATATCGCAACTGCCTGTCATTGATGAATCCGGCAGGCTGCAGGGCACCATCCGCGAGCGGGATGTGGTCACCGCCTACGATAAGGCCGTGGTGCAGCGCCAGCTTACACAACGCTGA
- a CDS encoding sensor domain-containing diguanylate cyclase → MGEEHRTALAITPEALAKCLALTFPPAMVQLVQELVAPVPAFDNIAKIIQSDPVLSATVLTLVNSPFYGMTTKVTNLERAAVVLGTREILKIALSISFQQNTSVAIKRDKKTLFADWRLSVWSSIAAEQIAARTDPKQAHLAYLASLLKDLSLFLYLCLEQGGPDEENACFLWLEDRQMEAERARWGETHAELTRSLLSGWMLPEPILEAIAHHHDMEDLESCSLITRSVILATRWAELQHAAVPDHGGIIQFEMQLRAMLGLDDSQLELLREECTQRFESLLQLLGIQNASLDSRFYSQSLQSMQSFYFHAMEISSAVNGVEGMGRIICRQLRWNWGIEHAQLALRTAGGNSFVLFTLLSEDASLTMNEAPSIAKLPWKVKGEKMQLGPKGQIYGELRYAVPAKPLRPLQDMPVYSNFITSTLTTYYKDHAVMATKARALQALPIGVALASPDGILLDANQRFNSFDNDGSGDVVGDNVADMLRRSLGIPAASLLDALRADGQRQSISQLFCVAAPHLQRQEVCLYLSIHRHEVDSSPAFLIVLEDISELSAIEMQVLKQRDFLEKMVAAMQESIFIVDIGGTVVWSAPATAHLVGRNLFDFTRPTGLFTGEWNSTFLASGPAPAMPVEVDINDDLQEMTQLELVFSPLHEADDVSRSYLVVGRDLTVIRRLESKIRQQAMFDGLTGLFNYSQFNTVLAREVERSSRTGRGMGLIFFDLDRFKQVNDTYGHQTGDRLLKLIAKGVMQSVRKGMDFPCRYGGDEFAIVVTEVDRQTLEKMCVRLHEMVRKQCQDAVSLSMGVALLRPEETAEQLLQRVDKASYTAKHKGGAQTCWED, encoded by the coding sequence ATGGGAGAGGAGCACCGCACCGCACTGGCAATTACTCCGGAAGCTCTGGCCAAGTGTCTTGCACTGACCTTTCCCCCTGCCATGGTGCAGCTGGTACAGGAGCTGGTGGCTCCGGTTCCTGCCTTCGATAATATCGCCAAGATCATTCAGAGCGACCCTGTCCTTTCGGCCACGGTGCTGACGCTGGTCAACTCGCCGTTTTACGGGATGACCACCAAGGTTACGAATCTTGAGCGTGCCGCCGTGGTTCTGGGCACGCGGGAAATTCTGAAGATCGCCCTGTCCATATCATTTCAGCAGAATACGTCGGTTGCAATCAAGAGGGACAAGAAGACCCTGTTTGCAGACTGGCGTCTTTCCGTCTGGTCCTCCATTGCGGCGGAACAGATAGCCGCCCGCACCGACCCCAAGCAAGCCCACCTTGCCTATCTTGCCTCGCTGCTCAAAGATCTCTCGCTGTTCCTGTATCTGTGTTTAGAGCAGGGCGGGCCGGATGAAGAGAACGCCTGCTTCCTCTGGCTCGAAGACCGGCAGATGGAGGCCGAGCGGGCCCGCTGGGGAGAAACCCATGCTGAACTTACCCGCAGCCTGCTCAGCGGGTGGATGCTGCCTGAACCCATTCTCGAAGCCATTGCCCATCACCACGACATGGAGGACCTTGAGTCCTGCTCGCTGATCACCCGCAGTGTGATTCTTGCCACCCGCTGGGCCGAGCTGCAGCATGCGGCCGTGCCTGACCACGGGGGCATAATCCAGTTCGAGATGCAGCTGCGTGCCATGCTGGGGCTGGATGATTCCCAGCTTGAACTGCTGCGCGAAGAATGCACCCAGCGGTTTGAATCTCTTCTGCAGTTGCTGGGCATTCAAAATGCCTCGCTGGACAGTCGGTTCTATTCACAGTCGCTGCAGTCCATGCAGAGCTTCTATTTTCATGCCATGGAGATAAGCAGCGCCGTCAACGGTGTTGAGGGCATGGGCCGCATCATCTGCCGTCAGTTGCGCTGGAACTGGGGTATTGAGCATGCTCAGCTGGCCCTGCGTACAGCGGGCGGCAACTCGTTTGTGCTCTTCACCCTCTTGTCGGAAGACGCCTCGCTGACCATGAACGAGGCTCCCTCCATTGCCAAGCTGCCATGGAAGGTGAAGGGCGAGAAAATGCAGTTAGGCCCCAAGGGGCAGATATACGGTGAACTGCGCTATGCCGTGCCAGCCAAGCCGCTGCGACCGTTGCAGGATATGCCGGTCTATTCCAACTTCATTACCTCTACGCTGACAACCTACTATAAAGATCATGCCGTCATGGCGACCAAGGCCCGCGCACTGCAGGCCCTGCCCATAGGTGTGGCGCTGGCCAGCCCTGACGGGATTCTGCTGGACGCGAACCAGCGTTTCAACTCCTTTGATAACGACGGCTCCGGTGATGTGGTAGGGGATAACGTGGCGGATATGCTGCGCCGTTCGCTGGGCATTCCTGCTGCTTCGTTGCTGGATGCCCTGCGCGCCGACGGGCAGCGCCAGTCCATCAGTCAGCTGTTCTGCGTAGCCGCTCCCCATCTGCAGCGGCAGGAAGTGTGCCTGTATCTTTCCATCCACAGGCATGAAGTCGATTCCTCACCGGCATTCCTCATTGTTCTTGAGGACATTTCCGAATTGTCCGCCATTGAGATGCAGGTGCTCAAGCAGCGCGATTTTCTCGAAAAGATGGTGGCGGCCATGCAGGAGAGCATCTTTATCGTCGATATCGGCGGCACCGTGGTGTGGAGTGCGCCTGCAACCGCCCATCTCGTGGGGCGCAATCTCTTCGATTTCACCAGGCCTACCGGACTGTTTACGGGTGAATGGAACAGCACGTTTCTCGCTTCCGGCCCTGCTCCTGCCATGCCGGTAGAGGTGGACATAAACGACGACCTGCAGGAGATGACGCAGCTGGAGCTTGTCTTCTCGCCGCTGCACGAGGCAGACGATGTTTCCCGTTCCTACCTTGTGGTCGGGCGCGATCTTACCGTCATCCGCAGGCTGGAGAGCAAGATTCGTCAGCAGGCCATGTTCGACGGGCTGACCGGGCTCTTCAACTACTCGCAGTTCAATACCGTGCTCGCACGAGAGGTGGAGCGCAGCAGCAGAACCGGCAGGGGGATGGGGCTTATCTTCTTCGACCTCGACCGCTTCAAGCAGGTGAACGACACCTACGGGCATCAGACTGGCGACCGCCTGCTCAAGCTTATTGCCAAGGGCGTGATGCAGAGTGTGCGCAAGGGAATGGATTTTCCCTGCCGGTACGGGGGGGATGAATTCGCGATTGTGGTGACGGAAGTGGACAGGCAGACACTGGAAAAGATGTGTGTCCGTCTGCACGAAATGGTGCGCAAGCAGTGTCAGGACGCTGTTTCCCTCAGTATGGGGGTGGCCCTGCTGCGGCCGGAAGAAACCGCAGAGCAGCTTCTGCAGCGCGTGGACAAAGCCAGCTATACCGCCAAGCACAAGGGCGGTGCCCAGACCTGCTGGGAAGATTAA
- a CDS encoding ubiquinone/menaquinone biosynthesis methyltransferase, which yields MQEHSQSCRDVRHDEHAREVSGMFGRIARWYDFLNHLLSGGMDYYWRQQLVRQIIPGPTGRVLDLAAGTMDVSLEILRQHPGVTVPALDYCLPMLSTGKSKLTRGRNGFIMPVQADGRSLPLPDESVDCATIAFGIRNIVPRSDALRELHRVLVPGGRLCILEFGTGKTPVWKGFYNFYLNRLLPVIGKILSGDAGAYKYLADTIMAFPTADELVQEMMDAGFHRAFYKPMTSGIVYLHVAEKKG from the coding sequence ATGCAGGAACATTCCCAGAGCTGCCGTGATGTGCGGCATGACGAGCATGCCCGCGAGGTTTCCGGCATGTTCGGGCGTATTGCACGCTGGTACGATTTTCTGAACCATCTGCTCAGCGGCGGCATGGACTATTACTGGCGGCAGCAACTGGTGCGCCAGATCATTCCCGGCCCCACGGGCCGCGTGCTCGATCTGGCTGCGGGCACCATGGATGTGTCGCTGGAAATTCTGCGACAGCACCCCGGTGTGACCGTGCCAGCGCTGGACTATTGCCTGCCCATGCTGTCAACGGGCAAGTCGAAGCTGACCAGGGGCCGCAACGGGTTCATCATGCCCGTGCAGGCGGACGGTCGCTCGTTGCCGTTGCCGGACGAGAGCGTGGATTGCGCAACCATCGCCTTCGGCATACGCAACATTGTGCCGCGCAGCGACGCCCTCAGGGAGTTGCACAGGGTGCTGGTACCCGGCGGCAGGTTGTGTATTCTGGAATTCGGAACGGGTAAAACGCCCGTCTGGAAAGGTTTTTACAATTTTTATCTCAACCGACTTCTGCCTGTCATCGGCAAGATTCTTTCCGGTGATGCAGGTGCGTACAAGTACCTTGCCGACACCATCATGGCGTTTCCTACGGCTGACGAGCTGGTGCAGGAAATGATGGATGCCGGATTCCACCGCGCGTTCTACAAGCCTATGACTTCCGGCATTGTGTATCTGCATGTGGCGGAAAAGAAAGGCTGA
- a CDS encoding phosphatase PAP2 family protein — MLFSTPEWDKSLFFLVNDAWRNQTLDIIMPLVSNSIVMWGLAAICFAIAARRSGCWKPLLTGLVLIALVAGLSDLACYPIKKEFKRLRPLNAMASVHFVEDGEWRQRPADFTPVKTKGQSYVSAHAANSMAAAGMAALLWNRMPLMRLLWLLPFAIGYSRLYLGKHYPSDVMGGWLVGTAVLMVVWLCIPGRVKRFVRGESATD, encoded by the coding sequence ATGCTCTTCAGTACGCCCGAGTGGGACAAATCCCTTTTCTTTCTCGTGAACGATGCATGGCGCAACCAGACGCTGGACATCATCATGCCCCTTGTTTCCAACAGCATCGTCATGTGGGGCCTTGCCGCCATCTGCTTTGCCATTGCCGCACGCCGCAGCGGCTGCTGGAAGCCCCTGCTGACCGGACTGGTGCTTATCGCCCTTGTGGCGGGACTGAGCGACCTTGCCTGCTACCCCATCAAAAAGGAATTCAAGCGGTTACGCCCCCTGAACGCCATGGCCTCGGTGCATTTCGTGGAAGATGGTGAATGGCGTCAGCGCCCTGCCGACTTTACCCCCGTAAAGACCAAGGGGCAGTCCTATGTTTCCGCGCATGCAGCCAATTCCATGGCCGCAGCGGGCATGGCCGCCCTGCTCTGGAACCGCATGCCCCTCATGCGCCTGCTGTGGCTGCTGCCCTTTGCCATAGGGTATTCGCGCTTGTATCTGGGCAAACACTACCCTTCGGATGTCATGGGCGGCTGGCTGGTGGGCACAGCCGTACTGATGGTGGTATGGCTGTGCATTCCCGGACGGGTGAAGCGTTTCGTGCGGGGCGAATCCGCGACGGACTGA